In the Thermoanaerobacterales bacterium genome, AGGTGCACACCGTAAAAGATGCGCCCCAGGTGCCAGTCGGCCGTGTGCAGGATGCGCAAGAGTGCTTCTCCTTTCCAATCCTGAAAAAAATAACCCCCTACCGTGTAGTTACTCCCACGGTAGGGGGTTATCCTTCTATACGCCGCTGTCAGCCCTCTTCCCAGCGGATGCACTGCGCCGGGCAGGAGTCGACGGCTTCCTGGATTTCGTCATCCGAAGCCCCCGCCGGGTCGATGACCTCCGCCTTGCCCGTCGCCTCGTTCATCTTGAACACTCCCGGGCACAGGGCCTCGCAGGTACCGCATTCCTGGCACTCGTCGCTGTCCAGCACCACTATCCTGGCCATCCTTCCCTCTCCTTTCAAATTTCAAAGCCGTTAATGATCATCTGACAATTAATTATGCAGCAACATCTCGCTCCTGGCAAGTCCCGTTCCTCGGTTTAAGTTAAGGGTCAGTCACCTTACTTAAAAAAGTTTCACTGCTCGATGACAGGTTCGGATGCTTCTTCCGGCAAGGCGCCGGTGCGCCTCATTTCGAGTTCGGCTCCTTTTGCTCCAAACGGACGACGACGGCCCGCCCGCCGGGCTCCCAGTCCACTTCCGCCCCCAGCACCTGAGCCACAAAGCGCAGGGGTACGAAGGTGCACCCGTTGTGGGCGACGGGCGCCGTGTCCATAACGTATTCGACACCATCAACAAGACAGGTGTTCCGCCCAAGGGCCAGCCTGACGGCCTTGTTTCCCGCAACCGTAATCTCCCCGGTGTCCGCGTCCCACTCCACCCTGGCGCCGAGCGCCTCGGCAACGAGGCGCAGGGGGACCTGTGTCCGGTTATTCTCATCCACGAAAGCGGGGATAACGGCCTCACCCGCGGGCTCACCGTCGACGGACAGGACCTTGACATCGACCAGCCTGCCCTGATAGTCGTAGACCAGCCGGGAAATCCTTTGGATGACGCGGTAGGCCTGCGCCACGCCGGGGGTCTGCTTGCTGAAGACGGCGAGGATGTACGGGTTCCGGGGGTGTTCGACGTATCCCACGTCGTTGTAAGTGCCGGTGGGAGGCCAGTTGCCGATCTTGTGCGCCACCCTGGTTCCGGGCGGGAGCAGTTTGGGGATGCGGTCGTTGAAGACCGTGTTCCGGAGGTGGTTGAGCAGGATCTCTCCTTCGGCGGGGTGGGCATCGGCAAATTCGAGAAGGCGGTACATATATAGCGCCATATCCTGCGGGCAGGTGATGTTCTGTCTGTCGTCGACCACCAGGCCCCCCCAGCCCCGCATGGCATCCTTGACCTTTGCCTTTCCCAGGCGCCGGAGCAGCATGTTGGTGGCCACGTTATCGCTGTAGACGATGG is a window encoding:
- a CDS encoding ferredoxin — encoded protein: MARIVVLDSDECQECGTCEALCPGVFKMNEATGKAEVIDPAGASDDEIQEAVDSCPAQCIRWEEG
- a CDS encoding serine hydrolase yields the protein MSGKKAVWKASILVVTLCCMLAFTPQARAAGIDALENNGRYAPLVDQLTSLLAGEQGTYGICLVDLKTGAGLGINHLEVFHAASTFKLPMNLYLYEQVAAGLVDPLEKLTYLERDYEGGTGVLQHKPVGSQYDIATLSRYSIVYSDNVATNMLLRRLGKAKVKDAMRGWGGLVVDDRQNITCPQDMALYMYRLLEFADAHPAEGEILLNHLRNTVFNDRIPKLLPPGTRVAHKIGNWPPTGTYNDVGYVEHPRNPYILAVFSKQTPGVAQAYRVIQRISRLVYDYQGRLVDVKVLSVDGEPAGEAVIPAFVDENNRTQVPLRLVAEALGARVEWDADTGEITVAGNKAVRLALGRNTCLVDGVEYVMDTAPVAHNGCTFVPLRFVAQVLGAEVDWEPGGRAVVVRLEQKEPNSK